The Candidatus Margulisiibacteriota bacterium sequence TTAGCGGCAATTCCACATACGGCAATTTTGCCAATTCCCATACAGCTGACCTGAACATGGTCATGTGTCATCGTTCCATCAATTACGTAGCAGAAATGATGGAAAAGAAATACGGTATCCCATGGATCAAGGTCAACTTCATAGGTGCGGGTGGTACCTCCAAATCCCTGCGAAAGATCGCTGCCTATTTTGGGGACCAGAAACTAAAAGATAAAGTGGAGCAAGTGATTGCGGAAGAAATGTCTAAAGTCGAAACTGTAGCAGCGGATATTACCAGCCGCTGCAAAGACAAAACTGCTATGCTATTCGTCGGTGGGTCAAGGGCGCACCATTACCAGGACTTGTTCCGGGAGATCGGCATGAAAGTGCTGGCAGCCGGGTACGAATTTGCTCACAGGGACGACTATGAAGGCAGACAGGTATTGCCTTCCATCAAGGTTGATGCTGACAGCAGGAATATCGAGGAGCTGAAAGTCGAACAAGACCCGCAGCTTTATAAACCTCGCAAAACTGAGAAAGAGCTAGCCGAACTTACGGCTGAAGGCATGCCGTTCAAAGATTACCAGGGGATGATGAAGGAGATGGACAAGAACACACTGGTCATCGATGACATCAGCCATTACGAAAGCGAAAAGCTTATCGAAATATACAAACCGGATGTTTTCTGTGCCGGGATCAAGGAAAAATTTGCCATAGAAAAAATGGGAGTTCCTTGTAAACAACTGCATAGCTACGATTACAGCGGCCCGTATGCAGGATTTTCCGGAGCAATTAATTTTTATCGCGATATAGATCGAATGGTAAATAGCAAAGTCTGGAAAATGATCAAAGCACCTTGGCAGAAAACCCCCCAGATTGTTGCAAATTATGCAAAGTAGGGACGAACCCCCATGTTCGCCCGTGACTTGTTCATCAAATAACCAAGAAGGAGATTAACCGTGTTATTACGACATACAACAAAAGAAGTTAAGGAGCGCGAAGCGCTTGTGGTTAATCCGGCTAAGACATGCCAGCCCATAGGCGCCATGTATGCTGCGCTGGGTATTCACAAATGCCTGCCCCACAGCCATGGTTCTCAGGGCTGCTGCTCTTATCACCGAAGTACTTTGACCCGCCATTATAAAGAACCTGTAATGGCCGCTACCAGTTCTTTTACCGAAGGGAGTGCAGTCTTCGGGGGGCAATCCAACCTTGTTGAGGCTATCAACAATATTTTTACAGTATATAAGCCTGATATAATTGCTGTTCATACTACCTGCCTTAGCGAGACGATCGGTGATGATGTACCCCAGATCGTAGAAAAGGCCAGGACAGATGGCAAAATACCTGAAGGCAAGTACGTGATCAATGCCAGTACTCCAAGTTATGTTGGCTCCCATGTTACCGGGTTTGCCAATATGGTAAAAGGCATGGTCAATTGCCTGGCAGAGAACACCGGCACGAAACTGGACCAGATCAACATTATCCCAGGCTGGACTGAACCGTCTGATATGCGCGAGATTAAATGCCTGGCCCACAAAATGGGCGTTAAAATCGTGATGTTTCCAGACACCAGTGATGTTCTGGACGCACCGCAAACCGGAAGGCATGTTTTTTATCCGAAAGGCGGGGTGAGCATTGAACAGCTCAAAAGCACCGGCAACAGTGTTGCGACAATAGCTCTGGGGCCAGTTGCGTCAGCTCCAGCTGCCGAAGTCCTTAATGCCAAGTGCAAAGTGCCTTGTGAAATACTTGACCTGCCAATTGGGATCAGAGCAACGGACCGGTTTATAGAAAAGCTTGCCGGCATAGCCGGTAAAATTGTACCTGATGCAATAACCGAAGAACGCGGCCGGCTCATTGATATTATCACTGACATGCAACAATATTTTTACGGAAAAAAAGTTGCGTTATTCGGTGATCCTGACCAGTTGATATCACTCGCCGAATTTTTGAAAGACCTGGATATGAAGCCTGTGCACATCGTTACAGGAACTCCTGGTAAAAAGTTCGAAACCAGCATCAAGGAAATCCTCAAAGAGGGCGTGCCCGAGGTAAATGTCAGAGCAGCCGGAGACATGTACCTGCTGCATCAGTGGATCAAGAACGAACCTGTAGATCTGCTTATAGGCAACACCTACGGCAAATATATTGCCAGGGATGAAGACATACCTTTTATAAGGTTCGGGTTCCCGATCCTTGATAGGATCGGACATTCTTATTTTCCATCGGTCGGATACAAAGGCGGAATGCACCTGGTGGAAAAAATACTGGGAGCGATCCTTGACCGCAAGGATAGGGACTCTGCCGAAGAAAGTTTTGAGCTGGTGCTGTAGATGCGGTGACGGGGAAAGGGATTCTTATGATTAATATATTGGAACAGCGTAAAAAACAAATATATAAAAAAGGTGAGAAGCATTTTGATATGAAATGCGAAACGACCAGCCTTGCCGGATCAGTCAGCCAACGGGCGTGCGTGTTCTGCGGTTCCCGTGTAGTGCTCTACCCTATAGCAGACGCGCTGCACCTGGTGCACGGCCCTATCGGCTGTGCTGTTTATACCTGGGACATCAGGGGAGCACTCTCCAGCGGTCCGGAGCTTCACCGCAATAGTTTTTCAACTGACCTGAATGAAATTGATGTCATCTATGGCGGGGAGAAAAAGCTGCTATCTACCTTGATCGAGCTTATCGAGCGTTACCAGCCAAAAGCCGCTTTTGTTTACGCCACTTGCATAGCCGGTCTTATTGGTGATGATGTCAGCTCGATCTGCAAAAAAGTGGCAGGGCTTACCCGTATACCGGTAATACCTGTACAGTCCGAAGGATTTAAAGGCACCAAAAAGGACGGGTATGCTGCAGCCTGTCATGCGTTATTTTCTCTGATCGGCACTTCAGGAAATGAACAGAAGGTACCTTTCAGTATTAATATCCTGGGAGATTTCAACCTGGCTGGTGAAACCTGGATTATCAAGGAGTACTATGCCAGGATCGGGATCAATGTGGTTGCCACAATGACTGGGGATGGTCGTATAGACGACATCCGCGGGGCTAACCGGGCGGAGCTGAACGTTGTGCAGTGCTCCGGGTCTATGACCACCCTGGCAAAACTGATGCAGGAAAAATTCCAGATCCCTTTTATTAAAGTTTCTTATTTCGGTATTGAAGATATGTCAGAAGCTCTTTATTCGGTTGTCCGTCATTTTGACAACCGGGAAATTATGGAAAAAACAACAAAACTCGTCAGTTCAGAGATCGAACGGATCATGCCCACTATTGCGGATTATCGCAGGAAACTATCAGGCAAGAACGCTGCCGTTTATGTCGGCGGCGCATTTAAAGCCTTCTCGCTTATTAAATCTCTGCGGCATCTTGGAATGAACGTTGTTGTCGCCGGATCACAGACCGGGAACAACGATGATTACACACTTCTCAAAGACCTGAGCGATGAAGGAACGATCATTGTCGATGATACTAATCCACTGGAACTATCCAAATTTATCCAGGAAAAAAAAGTGGACATCCTGATCGGCGGTGTCAAAGAAAGACCGATCGCTTACAAATTAGGACTGGGATTTTGTGACCATAATCACGAACGGAAAATTGCTTTGGCCGGATACGAAGGAATGCTCAATTTTGCTAAAGAGGTATATTCGACCATCATGAGCCCTGTCTGGCAGTTCAGGGTTTCCCGGGAAGGGACAGAGGATATATAAATGGAAGCGACTATTAATTCCTGTAAATTATGTGCTCCCCTTGGAGCCAGTCTGGCTTATCTGGGTATGGAAGGAACAATTCCTCTGCTCCATGGTTCGCAAGGCTGTGCGACATACATCCGCAGATACCTGATCAGCCATTTTCGGGAACCGGTGGATATAGCCTCTTCCAACTTCTCCGAATCCACAGCAGTATTCGGCGGTCAAAGCAATCTTCTCACTGCACTTGCAAACCTTAAGCG is a genomic window containing:
- the nifK gene encoding nitrogenase molybdenum-iron protein subunit beta, whose product is MLLRHTTKEVKEREALVVNPAKTCQPIGAMYAALGIHKCLPHSHGSQGCCSYHRSTLTRHYKEPVMAATSSFTEGSAVFGGQSNLVEAINNIFTVYKPDIIAVHTTCLSETIGDDVPQIVEKARTDGKIPEGKYVINASTPSYVGSHVTGFANMVKGMVNCLAENTGTKLDQINIIPGWTEPSDMREIKCLAHKMGVKIVMFPDTSDVLDAPQTGRHVFYPKGGVSIEQLKSTGNSVATIALGPVASAPAAEVLNAKCKVPCEILDLPIGIRATDRFIEKLAGIAGKIVPDAITEERGRLIDIITDMQQYFYGKKVALFGDPDQLISLAEFLKDLDMKPVHIVTGTPGKKFETSIKEILKEGVPEVNVRAAGDMYLLHQWIKNEPVDLLIGNTYGKYIARDEDIPFIRFGFPILDRIGHSYFPSVGYKGGMHLVEKILGAILDRKDRDSAEESFELVL
- the nifD gene encoding nitrogenase molybdenum-iron protein alpha chain; amino-acid sequence: MGQKFNPDPEKVKEDLISKYPTKVMKKRSKQIVINDPEIEQEMGSNVRTIPGIISQRGCTYAGCKGVVLGPTRDILNITHGPIGCGFYSWLTRRNQTRPENDTQENYMTYCFSTDMQDENIVFGGEKKLKKAIEEAYNLFKPKAIGIFSTCPVGLIGDDVHAVAREMKEKLGINVFGFSCEGYKGVSQSAGHHIANNQLFKHVIGLDGTEHTEKYKVNLLGEYNIGGDAFVLEDLFKRCGIKLIATFSGNSTYGNFANSHTADLNMVMCHRSINYVAEMMEKKYGIPWIKVNFIGAGGTSKSLRKIAAYFGDQKLKDKVEQVIAEEMSKVETVAADITSRCKDKTAMLFVGGSRAHHYQDLFREIGMKVLAAGYEFAHRDDYEGRQVLPSIKVDADSRNIEELKVEQDPQLYKPRKTEKELAELTAEGMPFKDYQGMMKEMDKNTLVIDDISHYESEKLIEIYKPDVFCAGIKEKFAIEKMGVPCKQLHSYDYSGPYAGFSGAINFYRDIDRMVNSKVWKMIKAPWQKTPQIVANYAK
- the nifE gene encoding nitrogenase iron-molybdenum cofactor biosynthesis protein NifE, translating into MLMINILEQRKKQIYKKGEKHFDMKCETTSLAGSVSQRACVFCGSRVVLYPIADALHLVHGPIGCAVYTWDIRGALSSGPELHRNSFSTDLNEIDVIYGGEKKLLSTLIELIERYQPKAAFVYATCIAGLIGDDVSSICKKVAGLTRIPVIPVQSEGFKGTKKDGYAAACHALFSLIGTSGNEQKVPFSINILGDFNLAGETWIIKEYYARIGINVVATMTGDGRIDDIRGANRAELNVVQCSGSMTTLAKLMQEKFQIPFIKVSYFGIEDMSEALYSVVRHFDNREIMEKTTKLVSSEIERIMPTIADYRRKLSGKNAAVYVGGAFKAFSLIKSLRHLGMNVVVAGSQTGNNDDYTLLKDLSDEGTIIVDDTNPLELSKFIQEKKVDILIGGVKERPIAYKLGLGFCDHNHERKIALAGYEGMLNFAKEVYSTIMSPVWQFRVSREGTEDI